From Sceloporus undulatus isolate JIND9_A2432 ecotype Alabama chromosome 6, SceUnd_v1.1, whole genome shotgun sequence, one genomic window encodes:
- the LOC121933313 gene encoding zinc finger protein 16-like isoform X2 — protein MTSATRGLYRRDNLVPWSWICRREDHPENAPPAGSQIPGMKACAPDGPEVLEEEETPRVTHADDGEMAEPLKDEEEEEEEEEEEEEEEMGVLYIEPRSHLGKQGLPVTTSTPPPRGKGERPYPCSECGKAFSQWSKLVRHRRIHTGERPNTCTDCGKSFTQSSHLVQHRRTHTGEKPYVCGDCGKAFSWSSNLAQHQRTHTGEKPYVCRECGKAFSQSTNLIKHQRSHTGEKPYRCPECPKSFYRSSDLIQHQITHTGERPFKCEECGKGFTQSANLVKHRKIHAGEKPFRCNDCGKTFIQSSELIQHQRTHSGEKPYQCQECGKRFGHGATLVKHQRLHMGVEPYRCGDCGKTFGLSSALERHRRCHSESRPYACTECGQSFSLASNLTLHSRIHRGEKPYRCADCGKCFGMSSTLIRHQRIHTGEKPYACLDCGKAFVRSSHLTQHRRTHTGERPYHCEECGRRFSQSSNLITHQRIHMEERPHVCHGCGRRFAQEEELQRHQQEEKEKCSVRKRESKESESDICEKSGEDGHVTCAICGLDCKDVATLGQHQEIHGAHLCNLCGQTFQDSAGLVHHRESHTSYICTECGRSFGDAHALACHQENHESLICGICGQNFKDSLTLAHHEETHSLPNRRTFEGKYVKSKARVLHSKSGKCFKGNPKLRFEQKSCKDLVCSDSLESFAVGAVLVEHQETQACVCLECGESCQDRLALADHCQSHGRLHCCSECGLSFTKHTALHHHQLTHLQEKLYKCSECEQSFGGILDLTRHQKEHTGKRVQRGVQCRQNLMGTTTLKCHQSSPKKDSMDGCLEPVGSFNIDSDFSQKNHMGRFPNKCLLAPQKIFPSDEPCTEHLVPSSCQSMSLEGQPFQSQSSLTAQQGIPAEDKALGSAPQRSPAEEKAPLSGLLKDSCILASQKQTQIEEKPGSDHQGVSPLQEISPVTPPHKITPPGERSTPASTEMAALIRHPSPNPYKCHNCKQSFADATGLSHHQIDHRKERLLKCPDCGRGFPERLALIRHQTEHTAEKSRGSWQTLRRKSNHGKERDQGSSLEFGESFTEISAILLQRRNHVPETGTRQHLKNHGTDRKRDAGDVLEPYFHLEFGKNSNMGGGLARHHVQQDRGKYFAHSEPGKMSRNSSILLQHLQNHTGEKS, from the exons ATGACATCAGCAACGAGAGGGCTCTATAGAAGAGATAATCTGGTCCCATGGTCTTGGATCTGTAGAAGAGAAG ATCACCCAGAAAATGCTCCTCCTGCTGGCTCCCAAATCCCAGGAATGAAGGCATGTGCCCCTGATGGTCCTGAAGttttggaggaagaagagacaccGAGAGTCACCCATGCAG ATGATGGTGAGATGGCAGAACCCTTGAAGgacgaagaagaggaggaggaggaggaggaggaggaggaggaagaggaaatgggTGTCTTATATATTGAGCCCCGAAGCCATCTTGGGAAGCAGGGCTTGCCAGTGACCACTTCAACACCTCCACCCCGTGGAAAGGGAGAGCGCCCTTACCCCTGCAGTGAGTGTGGGAAGGCCTTCAGCCAATGGTCCAAGCTGGTGCGCCACAGgcgcatccacactggggagcgCCCCAACACCTGCACTGACTGTGGCAAGTCCTTCACGCAGAGTTCCCACCTGGTCCAGCACCGGCGGacacacacaggggagaagccctacGTCTGCGGTGACTGTGGCAAGGCCTTTTCCTGGAGCTCCAACTTGGCTCAGCACCAGCGCACCCACACAGGCGAGAAGCCCTACGTCTGCCGGGAGTGCGGCAAGGCCTTCTCCCAGAGCACGAACCTCATAAAGCACCAGCGCAGCCACACTGGTGAGAAGCCTTACCGCTGCCCAGAATGCCCCAAAAGTTTCTATCGCTCCTCGGACCTCATCCAGCACCAGATCACCCACACAGGCGAGCGCCCCTTCAAGTGCGAAGAGTGTGGGAAGGGGTTCACCCAGAGCGCCAACCTGGTCAAGCACCGGAAGATCCATGCTGGGGAGAAGCCCTTCCGGTGCAACGACTGTGGCAAGACCTTCATCCAAAGCTCCGAGCTCATCCAACACCAGCGCACCCACTCGGGGGAGAAGCCCTACCAGTGCCAGGAGTGTGGCAAACGCTTTGGCCATGGGGCTACTCTAGTCAAGCACCAGCGGCTTCACATGGGGGTTGAGCCTTACCGCTGTGGCGACTGTGGCAAAACCTTTGGACTAAGCTCGGCCCTGGAGCGGCACCGGCGATGCCACAGTGAGAGTCGCCCATATGCCTGCACTGAGTGTGGTCAGAGCTTCTCTTTGGCCTCCAACCTCACCCTCCATTCCCGCATTCATCGGGGTGAGAAGCCCTATCGATGTGCTGACTGTGGCAAGTGCTTTGGCATGAGCTCCACTCTCATTCGCCACCAGCGTATCCACACAGGTGAAAAGCCCTATGCATGCCTTGACTGTGGCAAGGCCTTCGTCCGCAGCTCACACCTCACTCAGCACCGCCGGACGCACACTGGTGAGCGGCCATACCACTGCGAGGAGTGTGGCCGACGCTTCTCCCAGAGCTCCAACCTCATTACCCACCAGCGCATCCACATGGAGGAACGGCCCCATGTCTGCCATGGCTGTGGGCGGCGTTTTGCTCAGGAGGAGGAACTGCAGCGCCaccagcaggaggagaaagagaaatgtagcGTGCGAAAAAGAGAATCTAAAGAGTCAGAGAGTGACATATGtgagaagagtggtgaggatgGCCATGTAACCTGTGCCATATGTGGGCTGGACTGCAAAGATGTTGCTACACTGGGTCAGCATCAGGAGATCCATGGTGCCCACCTCTGTAACCTTTGTGGGCAGACCTTCCAAGACAGTGCAGGGTTAGTGCACCACCGAGAAAGCCatacatcctatatctgtactgAGTGTGGGAGAAGTTTTGGTGATGCCCATGCCTTGGCCTGCCATCAGGAGAATCATGAATCATTGATCTGTGGCATATGTGGCCAGAATTTCAAGGATAGCTTGACCTTGGCACACCATGAGGAAACCCACTCACTACCGAACCGCAGGACATTTGAAGGGAAGTATGTCAAGAGTAAAGCACGTGTTCTGCACAGCAAGAGCGGGAAGTGCTTTAAGGGGAACCCAAAGCTTAGGTTTGAGCAGAAATCTTGTAAGGATCTTGTATGTAGTGATTCCCTGGAAAGTTTTGCAGTTGGGGCTGTTCTGGTGGAGCATCAGGAAACACAAGCTTGTGTCTGTCTGGAATGTGGAGAGAGCTGCCAGGATCGTTTGGCACTGGCGGATCACTGCCAGAGTCATGGCAGACTCCACTGTTGCTCTGAATGTGGGCTGTCCTTTACTAAACACACAGCTCTCCACCACCACCAGCTCACCCATTTGCAGGAGAAACTTTACAAATGCTCAGAGTGTGAGCAAAGTTTTGGTGGCATCCTAGATCTCACTCGACACCAGAAAGAACACACTGGTAAGAGGGTACAACGAGGTGTGCAGTGCCGGCAAAACCTTATGGGCACTACAACCCTGAAATGTCACCAGAGCAGCCCCAAGAAGGACAGTATGGATGGATGTCTTGAACCTGTAGGATCTTTTAACATTGACTCAGATTTTTCTCAGAAGAATCACATGGGGAGGTTTCCCAATAAATGTCTTCTTGCACCTCAAAAAATCTTCCCCAGTGATGAACCCTGCACTGAACATTTAGTCCCTAGCTCCTGTCAGAGCATGTCACTGGAGGGCCAGCCATTTCAGAGCCAATCAAGTCTTACTGCACAGCAAGGAATCCCTGCAGAAGACAAGGCTCTTGGTAGTGCACCTCAGAGAAGCCCTGCTGAAGAGAAAGCACCCTTGTCTGGGCTTCTCAAGGACAGCTGCATTCTTGCCTCCCAGAAGCAAACTCAGATTGAAGAGAAGCCTGGCTCAGATCACCAGGGAGTAAGTCCATTGCAAGAAATCTCTCCTGTCACTCCACCTCATAAAATAACCCCTCCTGGGGAGCGGTCTACTCCAGCTTCCACTGAAATGGCTGCCCTCATCCGGCACCCCAGCCCCAATCCCTACAAATGTCACAACTGCAAGCAGAGTTTTGCAGATGCTACTGGCTTGTCCCACCACCAAATTGACCATAGGAAGGAACGGTTGCTGAAATGTCCTGACTGCGGGAGGGGCTTCCCGGAAAGGCTGGCTCTGATCCGCCACCAGACAGAACACACAGCAGAGAAATCCAGGGGCTCATGGCAAACGCTGCGAAGAAAAAGCAATCATGGCAAGGAGAGGGACCAGGGGAGTTCTCTGGAATTTGGGGAAAGTTTCACAGAGATCTCAGCCATCCTTTTGCAGAGGAGGAACCATGTCCCTGAAACGGGCACCCGACAGCACTTGAAGAACCATGGGACTGATAGGAAGCGAGATGCAGGAGATGTGCTGGAGCCCTACTTTCATCTTGAATTTGGGAAAAATTCCAACATGGGTGGTGGGTTGGCGCGTCACCATGTACAGCAGGACAGGGGGAAATATTTTGCACATTCTGAGCCTGGGAAGATGTCTAGAAATAGCTCAATATTGTTACAGCATCTCCAGAACCACACGGGAGAGAAATCATAA
- the LOC121933313 gene encoding zinc finger protein 16-like isoform X1 — protein sequence MGKSCHVFQCLLSRGEMVKHHRERKREGKRASSCCCSPFFCQQQRKRGAVQEATSSQPPAASELEVSKEPGGSPFGSMGCKGSAPQQWLSLEPPAFEPGPAAKGTGAAARAGKQMGACDHPENAPPAGSQIPGMKACAPDGPEVLEEEETPRVTHADDGEMAEPLKDEEEEEEEEEEEEEEEMGVLYIEPRSHLGKQGLPVTTSTPPPRGKGERPYPCSECGKAFSQWSKLVRHRRIHTGERPNTCTDCGKSFTQSSHLVQHRRTHTGEKPYVCGDCGKAFSWSSNLAQHQRTHTGEKPYVCRECGKAFSQSTNLIKHQRSHTGEKPYRCPECPKSFYRSSDLIQHQITHTGERPFKCEECGKGFTQSANLVKHRKIHAGEKPFRCNDCGKTFIQSSELIQHQRTHSGEKPYQCQECGKRFGHGATLVKHQRLHMGVEPYRCGDCGKTFGLSSALERHRRCHSESRPYACTECGQSFSLASNLTLHSRIHRGEKPYRCADCGKCFGMSSTLIRHQRIHTGEKPYACLDCGKAFVRSSHLTQHRRTHTGERPYHCEECGRRFSQSSNLITHQRIHMEERPHVCHGCGRRFAQEEELQRHQQEEKEKCSVRKRESKESESDICEKSGEDGHVTCAICGLDCKDVATLGQHQEIHGAHLCNLCGQTFQDSAGLVHHRESHTSYICTECGRSFGDAHALACHQENHESLICGICGQNFKDSLTLAHHEETHSLPNRRTFEGKYVKSKARVLHSKSGKCFKGNPKLRFEQKSCKDLVCSDSLESFAVGAVLVEHQETQACVCLECGESCQDRLALADHCQSHGRLHCCSECGLSFTKHTALHHHQLTHLQEKLYKCSECEQSFGGILDLTRHQKEHTGKRVQRGVQCRQNLMGTTTLKCHQSSPKKDSMDGCLEPVGSFNIDSDFSQKNHMGRFPNKCLLAPQKIFPSDEPCTEHLVPSSCQSMSLEGQPFQSQSSLTAQQGIPAEDKALGSAPQRSPAEEKAPLSGLLKDSCILASQKQTQIEEKPGSDHQGVSPLQEISPVTPPHKITPPGERSTPASTEMAALIRHPSPNPYKCHNCKQSFADATGLSHHQIDHRKERLLKCPDCGRGFPERLALIRHQTEHTAEKSRGSWQTLRRKSNHGKERDQGSSLEFGESFTEISAILLQRRNHVPETGTRQHLKNHGTDRKRDAGDVLEPYFHLEFGKNSNMGGGLARHHVQQDRGKYFAHSEPGKMSRNSSILLQHLQNHTGEKS from the exons ATCACCCAGAAAATGCTCCTCCTGCTGGCTCCCAAATCCCAGGAATGAAGGCATGTGCCCCTGATGGTCCTGAAGttttggaggaagaagagacaccGAGAGTCACCCATGCAG ATGATGGTGAGATGGCAGAACCCTTGAAGgacgaagaagaggaggaggaggaggaggaggaggaggaggaagaggaaatgggTGTCTTATATATTGAGCCCCGAAGCCATCTTGGGAAGCAGGGCTTGCCAGTGACCACTTCAACACCTCCACCCCGTGGAAAGGGAGAGCGCCCTTACCCCTGCAGTGAGTGTGGGAAGGCCTTCAGCCAATGGTCCAAGCTGGTGCGCCACAGgcgcatccacactggggagcgCCCCAACACCTGCACTGACTGTGGCAAGTCCTTCACGCAGAGTTCCCACCTGGTCCAGCACCGGCGGacacacacaggggagaagccctacGTCTGCGGTGACTGTGGCAAGGCCTTTTCCTGGAGCTCCAACTTGGCTCAGCACCAGCGCACCCACACAGGCGAGAAGCCCTACGTCTGCCGGGAGTGCGGCAAGGCCTTCTCCCAGAGCACGAACCTCATAAAGCACCAGCGCAGCCACACTGGTGAGAAGCCTTACCGCTGCCCAGAATGCCCCAAAAGTTTCTATCGCTCCTCGGACCTCATCCAGCACCAGATCACCCACACAGGCGAGCGCCCCTTCAAGTGCGAAGAGTGTGGGAAGGGGTTCACCCAGAGCGCCAACCTGGTCAAGCACCGGAAGATCCATGCTGGGGAGAAGCCCTTCCGGTGCAACGACTGTGGCAAGACCTTCATCCAAAGCTCCGAGCTCATCCAACACCAGCGCACCCACTCGGGGGAGAAGCCCTACCAGTGCCAGGAGTGTGGCAAACGCTTTGGCCATGGGGCTACTCTAGTCAAGCACCAGCGGCTTCACATGGGGGTTGAGCCTTACCGCTGTGGCGACTGTGGCAAAACCTTTGGACTAAGCTCGGCCCTGGAGCGGCACCGGCGATGCCACAGTGAGAGTCGCCCATATGCCTGCACTGAGTGTGGTCAGAGCTTCTCTTTGGCCTCCAACCTCACCCTCCATTCCCGCATTCATCGGGGTGAGAAGCCCTATCGATGTGCTGACTGTGGCAAGTGCTTTGGCATGAGCTCCACTCTCATTCGCCACCAGCGTATCCACACAGGTGAAAAGCCCTATGCATGCCTTGACTGTGGCAAGGCCTTCGTCCGCAGCTCACACCTCACTCAGCACCGCCGGACGCACACTGGTGAGCGGCCATACCACTGCGAGGAGTGTGGCCGACGCTTCTCCCAGAGCTCCAACCTCATTACCCACCAGCGCATCCACATGGAGGAACGGCCCCATGTCTGCCATGGCTGTGGGCGGCGTTTTGCTCAGGAGGAGGAACTGCAGCGCCaccagcaggaggagaaagagaaatgtagcGTGCGAAAAAGAGAATCTAAAGAGTCAGAGAGTGACATATGtgagaagagtggtgaggatgGCCATGTAACCTGTGCCATATGTGGGCTGGACTGCAAAGATGTTGCTACACTGGGTCAGCATCAGGAGATCCATGGTGCCCACCTCTGTAACCTTTGTGGGCAGACCTTCCAAGACAGTGCAGGGTTAGTGCACCACCGAGAAAGCCatacatcctatatctgtactgAGTGTGGGAGAAGTTTTGGTGATGCCCATGCCTTGGCCTGCCATCAGGAGAATCATGAATCATTGATCTGTGGCATATGTGGCCAGAATTTCAAGGATAGCTTGACCTTGGCACACCATGAGGAAACCCACTCACTACCGAACCGCAGGACATTTGAAGGGAAGTATGTCAAGAGTAAAGCACGTGTTCTGCACAGCAAGAGCGGGAAGTGCTTTAAGGGGAACCCAAAGCTTAGGTTTGAGCAGAAATCTTGTAAGGATCTTGTATGTAGTGATTCCCTGGAAAGTTTTGCAGTTGGGGCTGTTCTGGTGGAGCATCAGGAAACACAAGCTTGTGTCTGTCTGGAATGTGGAGAGAGCTGCCAGGATCGTTTGGCACTGGCGGATCACTGCCAGAGTCATGGCAGACTCCACTGTTGCTCTGAATGTGGGCTGTCCTTTACTAAACACACAGCTCTCCACCACCACCAGCTCACCCATTTGCAGGAGAAACTTTACAAATGCTCAGAGTGTGAGCAAAGTTTTGGTGGCATCCTAGATCTCACTCGACACCAGAAAGAACACACTGGTAAGAGGGTACAACGAGGTGTGCAGTGCCGGCAAAACCTTATGGGCACTACAACCCTGAAATGTCACCAGAGCAGCCCCAAGAAGGACAGTATGGATGGATGTCTTGAACCTGTAGGATCTTTTAACATTGACTCAGATTTTTCTCAGAAGAATCACATGGGGAGGTTTCCCAATAAATGTCTTCTTGCACCTCAAAAAATCTTCCCCAGTGATGAACCCTGCACTGAACATTTAGTCCCTAGCTCCTGTCAGAGCATGTCACTGGAGGGCCAGCCATTTCAGAGCCAATCAAGTCTTACTGCACAGCAAGGAATCCCTGCAGAAGACAAGGCTCTTGGTAGTGCACCTCAGAGAAGCCCTGCTGAAGAGAAAGCACCCTTGTCTGGGCTTCTCAAGGACAGCTGCATTCTTGCCTCCCAGAAGCAAACTCAGATTGAAGAGAAGCCTGGCTCAGATCACCAGGGAGTAAGTCCATTGCAAGAAATCTCTCCTGTCACTCCACCTCATAAAATAACCCCTCCTGGGGAGCGGTCTACTCCAGCTTCCACTGAAATGGCTGCCCTCATCCGGCACCCCAGCCCCAATCCCTACAAATGTCACAACTGCAAGCAGAGTTTTGCAGATGCTACTGGCTTGTCCCACCACCAAATTGACCATAGGAAGGAACGGTTGCTGAAATGTCCTGACTGCGGGAGGGGCTTCCCGGAAAGGCTGGCTCTGATCCGCCACCAGACAGAACACACAGCAGAGAAATCCAGGGGCTCATGGCAAACGCTGCGAAGAAAAAGCAATCATGGCAAGGAGAGGGACCAGGGGAGTTCTCTGGAATTTGGGGAAAGTTTCACAGAGATCTCAGCCATCCTTTTGCAGAGGAGGAACCATGTCCCTGAAACGGGCACCCGACAGCACTTGAAGAACCATGGGACTGATAGGAAGCGAGATGCAGGAGATGTGCTGGAGCCCTACTTTCATCTTGAATTTGGGAAAAATTCCAACATGGGTGGTGGGTTGGCGCGTCACCATGTACAGCAGGACAGGGGGAAATATTTTGCACATTCTGAGCCTGGGAAGATGTCTAGAAATAGCTCAATATTGTTACAGCATCTCCAGAACCACACGGGAGAGAAATCATAA
- the LOC121933313 gene encoding zinc finger protein 629-like isoform X3 — MVSKERGVHLARTTFDHPENAPPAGSQIPGMKACAPDGPEVLEEEETPRVTHADDGEMAEPLKDEEEEEEEEEEEEEEEMGVLYIEPRSHLGKQGLPVTTSTPPPRGKGERPYPCSECGKAFSQWSKLVRHRRIHTGERPNTCTDCGKSFTQSSHLVQHRRTHTGEKPYVCGDCGKAFSWSSNLAQHQRTHTGEKPYVCRECGKAFSQSTNLIKHQRSHTGEKPYRCPECPKSFYRSSDLIQHQITHTGERPFKCEECGKGFTQSANLVKHRKIHAGEKPFRCNDCGKTFIQSSELIQHQRTHSGEKPYQCQECGKRFGHGATLVKHQRLHMGVEPYRCGDCGKTFGLSSALERHRRCHSESRPYACTECGQSFSLASNLTLHSRIHRGEKPYRCADCGKCFGMSSTLIRHQRIHTGEKPYACLDCGKAFVRSSHLTQHRRTHTGERPYHCEECGRRFSQSSNLITHQRIHMEERPHVCHGCGRRFAQEEELQRHQQEEKEKCSVRKRESKESESDICEKSGEDGHVTCAICGLDCKDVATLGQHQEIHGAHLCNLCGQTFQDSAGLVHHRESHTSYICTECGRSFGDAHALACHQENHESLICGICGQNFKDSLTLAHHEETHSLPNRRTFEGKYVKSKARVLHSKSGKCFKGNPKLRFEQKSCKDLVCSDSLESFAVGAVLVEHQETQACVCLECGESCQDRLALADHCQSHGRLHCCSECGLSFTKHTALHHHQLTHLQEKLYKCSECEQSFGGILDLTRHQKEHTGKRVQRGVQCRQNLMGTTTLKCHQSSPKKDSMDGCLEPVGSFNIDSDFSQKNHMGRFPNKCLLAPQKIFPSDEPCTEHLVPSSCQSMSLEGQPFQSQSSLTAQQGIPAEDKALGSAPQRSPAEEKAPLSGLLKDSCILASQKQTQIEEKPGSDHQGVSPLQEISPVTPPHKITPPGERSTPASTEMAALIRHPSPNPYKCHNCKQSFADATGLSHHQIDHRKERLLKCPDCGRGFPERLALIRHQTEHTAEKSRGSWQTLRRKSNHGKERDQGSSLEFGESFTEISAILLQRRNHVPETGTRQHLKNHGTDRKRDAGDVLEPYFHLEFGKNSNMGGGLARHHVQQDRGKYFAHSEPGKMSRNSSILLQHLQNHTGEKS, encoded by the exons AGTCCACTTGGCAAGGACCACCTTTG ATCACCCAGAAAATGCTCCTCCTGCTGGCTCCCAAATCCCAGGAATGAAGGCATGTGCCCCTGATGGTCCTGAAGttttggaggaagaagagacaccGAGAGTCACCCATGCAG ATGATGGTGAGATGGCAGAACCCTTGAAGgacgaagaagaggaggaggaggaggaggaggaggaggaggaagaggaaatgggTGTCTTATATATTGAGCCCCGAAGCCATCTTGGGAAGCAGGGCTTGCCAGTGACCACTTCAACACCTCCACCCCGTGGAAAGGGAGAGCGCCCTTACCCCTGCAGTGAGTGTGGGAAGGCCTTCAGCCAATGGTCCAAGCTGGTGCGCCACAGgcgcatccacactggggagcgCCCCAACACCTGCACTGACTGTGGCAAGTCCTTCACGCAGAGTTCCCACCTGGTCCAGCACCGGCGGacacacacaggggagaagccctacGTCTGCGGTGACTGTGGCAAGGCCTTTTCCTGGAGCTCCAACTTGGCTCAGCACCAGCGCACCCACACAGGCGAGAAGCCCTACGTCTGCCGGGAGTGCGGCAAGGCCTTCTCCCAGAGCACGAACCTCATAAAGCACCAGCGCAGCCACACTGGTGAGAAGCCTTACCGCTGCCCAGAATGCCCCAAAAGTTTCTATCGCTCCTCGGACCTCATCCAGCACCAGATCACCCACACAGGCGAGCGCCCCTTCAAGTGCGAAGAGTGTGGGAAGGGGTTCACCCAGAGCGCCAACCTGGTCAAGCACCGGAAGATCCATGCTGGGGAGAAGCCCTTCCGGTGCAACGACTGTGGCAAGACCTTCATCCAAAGCTCCGAGCTCATCCAACACCAGCGCACCCACTCGGGGGAGAAGCCCTACCAGTGCCAGGAGTGTGGCAAACGCTTTGGCCATGGGGCTACTCTAGTCAAGCACCAGCGGCTTCACATGGGGGTTGAGCCTTACCGCTGTGGCGACTGTGGCAAAACCTTTGGACTAAGCTCGGCCCTGGAGCGGCACCGGCGATGCCACAGTGAGAGTCGCCCATATGCCTGCACTGAGTGTGGTCAGAGCTTCTCTTTGGCCTCCAACCTCACCCTCCATTCCCGCATTCATCGGGGTGAGAAGCCCTATCGATGTGCTGACTGTGGCAAGTGCTTTGGCATGAGCTCCACTCTCATTCGCCACCAGCGTATCCACACAGGTGAAAAGCCCTATGCATGCCTTGACTGTGGCAAGGCCTTCGTCCGCAGCTCACACCTCACTCAGCACCGCCGGACGCACACTGGTGAGCGGCCATACCACTGCGAGGAGTGTGGCCGACGCTTCTCCCAGAGCTCCAACCTCATTACCCACCAGCGCATCCACATGGAGGAACGGCCCCATGTCTGCCATGGCTGTGGGCGGCGTTTTGCTCAGGAGGAGGAACTGCAGCGCCaccagcaggaggagaaagagaaatgtagcGTGCGAAAAAGAGAATCTAAAGAGTCAGAGAGTGACATATGtgagaagagtggtgaggatgGCCATGTAACCTGTGCCATATGTGGGCTGGACTGCAAAGATGTTGCTACACTGGGTCAGCATCAGGAGATCCATGGTGCCCACCTCTGTAACCTTTGTGGGCAGACCTTCCAAGACAGTGCAGGGTTAGTGCACCACCGAGAAAGCCatacatcctatatctgtactgAGTGTGGGAGAAGTTTTGGTGATGCCCATGCCTTGGCCTGCCATCAGGAGAATCATGAATCATTGATCTGTGGCATATGTGGCCAGAATTTCAAGGATAGCTTGACCTTGGCACACCATGAGGAAACCCACTCACTACCGAACCGCAGGACATTTGAAGGGAAGTATGTCAAGAGTAAAGCACGTGTTCTGCACAGCAAGAGCGGGAAGTGCTTTAAGGGGAACCCAAAGCTTAGGTTTGAGCAGAAATCTTGTAAGGATCTTGTATGTAGTGATTCCCTGGAAAGTTTTGCAGTTGGGGCTGTTCTGGTGGAGCATCAGGAAACACAAGCTTGTGTCTGTCTGGAATGTGGAGAGAGCTGCCAGGATCGTTTGGCACTGGCGGATCACTGCCAGAGTCATGGCAGACTCCACTGTTGCTCTGAATGTGGGCTGTCCTTTACTAAACACACAGCTCTCCACCACCACCAGCTCACCCATTTGCAGGAGAAACTTTACAAATGCTCAGAGTGTGAGCAAAGTTTTGGTGGCATCCTAGATCTCACTCGACACCAGAAAGAACACACTGGTAAGAGGGTACAACGAGGTGTGCAGTGCCGGCAAAACCTTATGGGCACTACAACCCTGAAATGTCACCAGAGCAGCCCCAAGAAGGACAGTATGGATGGATGTCTTGAACCTGTAGGATCTTTTAACATTGACTCAGATTTTTCTCAGAAGAATCACATGGGGAGGTTTCCCAATAAATGTCTTCTTGCACCTCAAAAAATCTTCCCCAGTGATGAACCCTGCACTGAACATTTAGTCCCTAGCTCCTGTCAGAGCATGTCACTGGAGGGCCAGCCATTTCAGAGCCAATCAAGTCTTACTGCACAGCAAGGAATCCCTGCAGAAGACAAGGCTCTTGGTAGTGCACCTCAGAGAAGCCCTGCTGAAGAGAAAGCACCCTTGTCTGGGCTTCTCAAGGACAGCTGCATTCTTGCCTCCCAGAAGCAAACTCAGATTGAAGAGAAGCCTGGCTCAGATCACCAGGGAGTAAGTCCATTGCAAGAAATCTCTCCTGTCACTCCACCTCATAAAATAACCCCTCCTGGGGAGCGGTCTACTCCAGCTTCCACTGAAATGGCTGCCCTCATCCGGCACCCCAGCCCCAATCCCTACAAATGTCACAACTGCAAGCAGAGTTTTGCAGATGCTACTGGCTTGTCCCACCACCAAATTGACCATAGGAAGGAACGGTTGCTGAAATGTCCTGACTGCGGGAGGGGCTTCCCGGAAAGGCTGGCTCTGATCCGCCACCAGACAGAACACACAGCAGAGAAATCCAGGGGCTCATGGCAAACGCTGCGAAGAAAAAGCAATCATGGCAAGGAGAGGGACCAGGGGAGTTCTCTGGAATTTGGGGAAAGTTTCACAGAGATCTCAGCCATCCTTTTGCAGAGGAGGAACCATGTCCCTGAAACGGGCACCCGACAGCACTTGAAGAACCATGGGACTGATAGGAAGCGAGATGCAGGAGATGTGCTGGAGCCCTACTTTCATCTTGAATTTGGGAAAAATTCCAACATGGGTGGTGGGTTGGCGCGTCACCATGTACAGCAGGACAGGGGGAAATATTTTGCACATTCTGAGCCTGGGAAGATGTCTAGAAATAGCTCAATATTGTTACAGCATCTCCAGAACCACACGGGAGAGAAATCATAA